The following proteins come from a genomic window of Thermoproteus sp.:
- a CDS encoding thiolase family protein, with the protein MRDVWIVGYARTPIGKFGGALKDVKTAHLAAFAIRKAIERIGLDGKLVEEVIIGSTLQGGQGQSLARQAALYAGLPVSTSAYTINRVCSSGMQAVIDAYREIALGDADIVIAGGAESMSTAPLAFPSEARWGLKHLIGRSQGLVDLMVYDGLTDPTNGLLMGEEAEMVAKEWGITRQELDQVAYESHMRAWKATENKWFLDLEPIEENLGGVPVRLDRDEGIRPDTNLEKLAKLKPAFRPDGVLTAGTSSQLSDGAAVLVLASAEKAKELGLRPVAKILGYSWHMVEPWRFVEAPIYAVQKLLKKLDASLDSFDYFENNEAFAVNNVLFNRALHIPYDKLNVFGGAIALGHPLGASGARIITTLISVLKVRGGRRGIASLCHGTGGGTAVAIEML; encoded by the coding sequence ATGCGCGACGTCTGGATCGTAGGCTACGCGAGGACTCCTATCGGCAAGTTCGGCGGCGCCCTTAAGGACGTCAAGACGGCCCACCTCGCCGCGTTTGCCATAAGGAAGGCCATCGAGAGGATAGGCCTCGACGGGAAGTTGGTGGAGGAGGTGATAATCGGCTCTACACTACAGGGAGGGCAGGGGCAGAGCCTCGCGAGGCAGGCGGCGCTTTATGCCGGCCTCCCCGTCTCCACCAGCGCCTATACTATCAACAGGGTCTGTTCGTCGGGCATGCAGGCGGTCATCGACGCCTATAGGGAGATCGCGCTTGGGGACGCCGATATAGTTATCGCGGGAGGTGCCGAATCTATGTCCACAGCGCCGCTGGCGTTCCCCTCGGAGGCCAGATGGGGCTTGAAGCACCTCATAGGCAGGTCGCAAGGCCTCGTGGACCTTATGGTCTACGACGGCTTGACGGATCCCACCAACGGGCTCCTCATGGGCGAGGAGGCCGAGATGGTCGCCAAGGAGTGGGGCATCACGAGGCAAGAGCTAGACCAGGTGGCCTACGAGAGCCATATGAGGGCTTGGAAGGCCACCGAAAACAAGTGGTTCTTGGACTTAGAGCCCATAGAGGAGAATCTAGGCGGGGTCCCGGTCAGGTTGGATAGAGACGAGGGGATAAGGCCCGACACCAATCTGGAGAAGTTGGCCAAATTGAAGCCGGCCTTTAGGCCCGACGGCGTTTTGACTGCCGGCACTTCGAGCCAGCTCTCAGACGGCGCGGCGGTGTTGGTCTTAGCCTCGGCCGAAAAGGCGAAAGAACTCGGCTTGAGGCCTGTGGCCAAAATACTCGGCTACTCTTGGCATATGGTGGAGCCTTGGCGTTTCGTCGAGGCCCCCATATATGCGGTGCAGAAACTGTTGAAGAAGCTGGACGCGTCCCTCGACAGCTTCGACTACTTCGAGAACAACGAGGCATTTGCCGTTAACAACGTCTTGTTCAACAGAGCGTTGCACATACCTTACGACAAGCTCAACGTGTTCGGCGGGGCTATAGCTCTAGGCCATCCCCTAGGCGCATCTGGTGCGCGTATAATTACAACTCTGATATCGGTCCTCAAAGTGAGGGGAGGTAGGAGGGGAATAGCCTCGCTCTGCCACGGCACGGGCGGCGGCACGGCTGTGGCCATAGAGATGTTATAA
- a CDS encoding tRNA(His) guanylyltransferase Thg1 family protein — protein sequence MARLIEALLRLEPARLEADYRSREAPRDYAEPPLAVRLDGVNFGTVLSDLPGPRNRGVHNALKIAAADLASSSGADLAYVVSDEVNLIYRAMLPYRGRVLKLISVLASSLSARASALLNRPLRFDARAIKLYDDRDAARYIAYRARVGLNNYAISIARLRGLVESSTPPIGEILKSLEGEDLSLGWGTLLAKEKRWLEVDLCEFLAIYGLCL from the coding sequence GTGGCCCGTCTAATCGAGGCCCTATTGAGGCTAGAGCCGGCCAGACTTGAGGCAGATTACCGCTCGCGTGAGGCTCCGAGAGACTATGCGGAGCCGCCTCTAGCCGTGAGGCTCGATGGCGTGAATTTCGGCACGGTGCTTTCCGATCTGCCCGGACCGCGGAACAGAGGAGTCCACAACGCCCTAAAGATAGCGGCGGCCGACTTGGCGAGTTCCAGCGGGGCGGACCTCGCTTATGTTGTGAGCGACGAGGTGAATCTAATATATAGAGCCATGTTGCCCTATAGGGGCCGCGTCCTTAAGCTCATAAGCGTACTCGCGTCGAGCCTTTCGGCGAGGGCCTCTGCGTTGCTCAACAGGCCTCTGCGTTTCGACGCAAGGGCCATTAAGCTGTACGACGATAGGGACGCCGCGCGTTATATAGCGTATAGGGCCAGGGTAGGCCTTAACAACTACGCCATATCTATAGCTAGGCTGAGGGGTCTCGTCGAATCGTCGACGCCGCCGATAGGCGAGATCTTGAAGTCGCTCGAGGGGGAGGACCTATCTCTAGGGTGGGGCACCCTATTAGCTAAAGAAAAAAGATGGCTTGAAGTGGACCTCTGCGAGTTCCTGGCTATCTACGGCCTGTGCCTCTAA
- a CDS encoding YncE family protein, translated as MPSMHAALMAALAAAILLTAPMAHTRPTVVATIPVGLRPVYAVYDPSSGYIYVLNYNSSIVSVISGTSVIATIPVGEAPMNAVYDPSNGYIYVVNSGDNTVSVISGTSVVATIPVGLEPVYAVYNPSNGYIYVVNWGDGTVSVISGTSVIATIQVGRYPGYALYDPSSGYIYISNVGSDTVSVISGISVVATIPVGWGPWSAIYNPSNGYIYVADAGDNTVSVISGTSVIATIQVGQGPVYAVYNPSNGFIYVVNYGNGSVSVISGTSVIATIPVGVLPIYAVYDPSSGYIYVLNYNSSTVSVISGTSVIATIPVGRGPWSAVYNPSNGYIYVVNEGDNTVSVIAWTYEVVFVASGLPPGAEWSITLNGTTKSSTGNAITFVVPPGNYTYVVNAPSGYVANPSNGTIAVGSNTAIYITFTQAAYTVTFVASGLPQGARWGVTLNGVTVYSTGATVSFTVPPGTYRYTVEAPGGYSASPASGTVNVTGNVEVQIAFTPTAQSALDLLALAVALAVGVAGGGYFWLRRKQRGKGPGAGGAPAAGGEGTVVRGSEGQRVELLDYEEGTKIYGREKEKDAERG; from the coding sequence ATGCCGTCTATGCACGCCGCGCTGATGGCGGCGCTAGCCGCCGCAATTCTGCTCACAGCGCCAATGGCCCACACACGGCCAACAGTAGTAGCGACAATACCGGTGGGCTTGAGGCCAGTGTATGCCGTCTACGATCCGTCAAGTGGCTACATATATGTGCTCAACTATAATAGTAGTATCGTCTCTGTAATTTCTGGTACTTCCGTCATCGCGACGATACCGGTGGGTGAGGCGCCAATGAATGCCGTCTATGATCCGTCAAACGGCTATATTTACGTAGTTAACTCTGGCGATAATACCGTCTCTGTTATTTCCGGTACGTCAGTAGTAGCAACGATACCAGTGGGCTTGGAACCTGTTTACGCGGTTTACAACCCATCAAACGGCTACATATATGTAGTCAATTGGGGCGATGGTACCGTCTCTGTTATTTCCGGTACGTCGGTGATTGCCACCATACAGGTAGGTCGGTATCCGGGGTATGCCCTCTATGATCCCTCAAGTGGATACATATATATATCTAATGTTGGTAGTGATACTGTCTCGGTAATTTCCGGCATATCCGTTGTTGCAACAATACCAGTGGGCTGGGGACCATGGTCAGCTATCTATAACCCATCAAATGGCTATATCTATGTAGCTGATGCTGGCGATAATACCGTCTCTGTTATTTCCGGTACGTCGGTGATTGCCACCATACAGGTAGGTCAGGGGCCGGTATATGCAGTTTACAATCCGTCAAACGGCTTCATATATGTAGTCAATTATGGCAATGGCTCAGTCTCTGTAATTTCTGGTACTTCAGTCATAGCCACGATACCAGTAGGCGTGCTACCGATATATGCCGTCTACGATCCGTCAAGTGGCTACATATATGTGCTCAACTATAATAGTAGTACCGTCTCGGTGATCTCCGGCACTTCCGTCATCGCCACTATACCAGTAGGCCGGGGGCCGTGGTCAGCTGTCTACAACCCATCCAACGGCTATATCTATGTGGTCAATGAGGGTGACAATACCGTCTCCGTTATTGCTTGGACGTATGAAGTCGTCTTTGTGGCGAGCGGTCTGCCTCCCGGCGCTGAATGGAGCATAACTCTTAATGGTACTACGAAGTCCTCTACTGGCAATGCCATAACCTTCGTCGTACCTCCCGGCAACTATACCTACGTCGTCAACGCGCCCAGCGGCTACGTAGCGAATCCAAGTAATGGCACCATCGCTGTCGGCTCGAATACGGCCATATACATAACATTCACACAAGCCGCATACACAGTCACTTTCGTGGCCTCCGGCCTGCCTCAAGGCGCCAGATGGGGCGTTACCCTTAACGGCGTGACTGTATACTCGACGGGCGCTACGGTATCCTTCACCGTGCCTCCCGGCACATATCGATATACCGTAGAGGCGCCCGGCGGCTACTCGGCGTCGCCGGCAAGCGGCACCGTCAATGTGACCGGTAACGTCGAGGTCCAGATAGCCTTCACGCCGACCGCCCAGTCGGCCTTGGATCTACTGGCTCTGGCTGTTGCCTTGGCCGTGGGCGTTGCCGGAGGGGGATACTTCTGGCTTAGGCGCAAGCAGAGGGGCAAGGGGCCGGGCGCCGGCGGGGCTCCGGCGGCCGGAGGTGAGGGGACTGTGGTGCGGGGCTCCGAGGGACAGCGCGTCGAGCTGTTGGACTACGAGGAGGGCACCAAGATCTACGGACGAGAGAAGGAGAAAGACGCGGAGCGAGGGTAA
- a CDS encoding ABC transporter permease — translation MLRGVRASFYAAFRTLARSYGSAVFVSILPPLLSSLLLAGGWLLSGKIDLDKYLYQLIGSSLLVLVQIAVGEVVWTIRDYIRDGIYEYMMASPVNILGAFYGMFLAEALVISGLSLALTSIIVGVIKGAAYGVATALAFALTLVGILPVLSIGIIIASLIPLVKDPNVLVMPVGALLTVLSGALYPLTLLPPYLEAAARLLPVADLAEVVRGISLGLKLQVESLGLLGAYMLYVLVGVLALQILGLYARRRGVT, via the coding sequence GTGTTGAGGGGAGTTAGGGCGAGCTTCTACGCCGCGTTTAGGACTCTGGCGAGGTCCTACGGCTCTGCGGTATTCGTCTCCATATTGCCCCCTCTACTGTCGTCCCTATTGCTCGCCGGCGGTTGGTTGCTCTCCGGCAAGATTGACCTAGACAAATACCTCTACCAGCTTATTGGTTCGTCTCTCCTGGTTCTAGTCCAGATAGCTGTGGGCGAAGTCGTGTGGACTATTAGGGACTACATAAGGGATGGGATATATGAGTACATGATGGCGTCGCCTGTTAATATCCTGGGGGCTTTCTACGGCATGTTCCTAGCCGAGGCCCTCGTCATAAGCGGTCTGTCTTTAGCCTTGACCTCGATAATAGTCGGCGTCATAAAGGGAGCCGCCTACGGCGTCGCCACAGCCCTCGCGTTTGCCCTAACCCTCGTCGGCATACTCCCCGTTTTGAGCATAGGCATAATTATAGCCTCGTTAATCCCGTTGGTCAAGGACCCCAACGTGTTGGTCATGCCCGTAGGCGCTCTGTTGACGGTCTTGAGCGGGGCCTTATATCCGTTGACGTTACTGCCGCCATATCTAGAGGCGGCGGCCCGGCTTCTGCCAGTGGCAGATCTGGCGGAGGTAGTAAGGGGGATCTCGCTGGGCTTAAAGCTACAGGTGGAGAGCTTGGGCTTGCTGGGGGCCTATATGCTCTACGTGCTGGTGGGCGTCTTGGCCCTTCAGATATTGGGGCTCTACGCGAGGCGCCGTGGCGTCACTTAA
- a CDS encoding carboxypeptidase M32 — MDVKSETVKEILERYKAIWALSHASSVLGWDREVYMPEEGISGRSLASAEIAKLIQKLMLDESFVKLIDKAKEEKDLTDIERGIIRMLERDLKFYRRVPPEVVAEFAKVTSEAFVAWKNAKERSDFKIFAPYLERIIELSKIVADKLGYEEHPYDALLDLYEEGLTSRDVESIFSVLEPGIRRLLDKLEARGWPKRHKLEEEPYDRQEAERAIREILDVIGYPRGRFRIDVSPHPFTTGLASPFDVRITVRYPPKDFREPLFSAIHEFGHALYELQIDEKLAFTPVGTGVSLGVHESQSRFWENIIGRSRGFVARIAPILRKHLSVLKGYSEEDLYYYFNIVRPSLIRTEADEVTYNLHILLRYRLERLMIAGEVKVADLPALWNDEMERLLGIRPKNDSEGILQDIHWSHGSIGYFPTYTLGNVIAAQIRHAIGNLDEVVAEGRFSEIKEWLREKIHRWGAVYPPKEIVKRATGEVYNPTYLLNYLENKYR, encoded by the coding sequence ATGGACGTAAAGTCCGAGACGGTTAAGGAGATCCTAGAGCGATATAAGGCCATATGGGCTTTGAGCCACGCCTCGAGCGTTCTGGGCTGGGACCGAGAGGTCTACATGCCCGAGGAGGGCATAAGCGGCAGATCTCTAGCGAGCGCCGAGATAGCTAAACTTATACAGAAATTAATGCTCGACGAGTCTTTTGTAAAGCTTATAGACAAGGCCAAAGAGGAGAAGGACTTAACCGATATCGAGAGGGGCATCATAAGGATGTTGGAGAGAGACCTCAAGTTCTACAGGAGAGTTCCCCCCGAGGTGGTGGCCGAGTTCGCCAAAGTGACCAGCGAGGCGTTTGTGGCTTGGAAGAACGCCAAGGAGAGGTCGGACTTTAAGATCTTCGCGCCATATCTAGAGCGCATAATAGAGCTCTCCAAAATTGTAGCAGACAAGCTGGGCTATGAGGAGCACCCCTACGATGCGCTTTTAGACCTATACGAAGAGGGCCTAACTTCGCGGGATGTGGAGTCGATATTCTCGGTCTTAGAGCCGGGCATCAGGAGACTTCTAGACAAGTTGGAGGCCCGCGGTTGGCCTAAACGCCACAAGCTCGAAGAGGAGCCGTACGACAGACAGGAGGCCGAAAGGGCCATTAGGGAGATCTTAGACGTGATAGGCTATCCGCGGGGGCGCTTCAGGATAGATGTGTCGCCGCATCCCTTCACGACAGGCCTCGCGTCGCCGTTTGACGTCAGAATCACGGTGAGGTATCCGCCTAAAGATTTCAGAGAGCCGCTGTTCTCGGCCATACATGAGTTCGGCCATGCGCTCTACGAGTTGCAAATAGACGAAAAACTGGCCTTCACGCCGGTGGGGACCGGCGTATCTCTGGGAGTGCACGAGTCCCAGTCGAGATTTTGGGAGAATATAATCGGCAGATCTAGAGGATTCGTGGCCCGCATAGCCCCCATATTGAGGAAACACCTGTCTGTCCTCAAGGGGTATTCCGAGGAGGATCTGTACTACTACTTCAACATAGTGAGGCCCAGCCTTATAAGGACCGAGGCCGACGAGGTGACCTACAACCTACACATACTGCTCCGCTATAGGCTCGAACGTTTGATGATAGCAGGGGAGGTAAAAGTCGCGGACCTCCCCGCCCTATGGAACGACGAGATGGAGAGATTGTTAGGCATAAGGCCCAAGAACGACTCAGAGGGAATTCTACAAGACATACATTGGTCCCACGGCAGTATAGGCTACTTCCCCACCTATACCCTAGGCAACGTCATAGCGGCACAGATAAGACACGCCATCGGCAATCTGGACGAAGTAGTCGCAGAGGGCAGATTCTCGGAGATAAAGGAGTGGTTAAGAGAGAAAATACACAGGTGGGGCGCGGTCTACCCGCCAAAAGAAATTGTAAAGAGGGCGACGGGAGAGGTCTACAACCCCACATACCTCCTGAACTACCTAGAAAATAAATATAGGTAA
- a CDS encoding AAA family ATPase: protein MSCAIPTWPVAKREVKLVGRRWLGALEELVELSSRYPLSALIGRAGMGKTQVLYALCERVPCIYIDATELPERSLAYVAAVVAWRLAVQNRAAKSKIVDIHRRYGFQGLLALAQGDPSWTLSAALDLAPGRLVVALDEWMPSTDDPQFFQAASALHRIRNMGLDRAGFVVSFLPEVYEKLASRVPPLGNILASVSVQLPDVLDERDVEEIISAFCPDKVKAALSWLKSRPDSTVRELLMALSSTKELEVPIE from the coding sequence CGTTGGCTCGGCGCGCTGGAGGAGCTCGTAGAGCTCTCGTCGAGATACCCCCTATCGGCCCTAATAGGGAGGGCTGGGATGGGGAAGACACAAGTCCTCTATGCGCTCTGCGAGCGCGTCCCTTGTATCTATATAGACGCGACGGAGCTACCTGAAAGAAGTCTGGCCTACGTAGCGGCCGTGGTGGCTTGGAGGCTGGCCGTCCAGAACAGGGCGGCTAAGTCGAAGATAGTAGATATACATAGGCGTTATGGCTTCCAAGGCCTTTTGGCGCTCGCGCAGGGAGATCCCTCCTGGACGCTTTCGGCCGCCTTAGACTTGGCCCCAGGCAGGTTAGTGGTGGCCCTCGACGAGTGGATGCCGAGCACCGACGACCCTCAATTCTTCCAAGCGGCGTCTGCGCTACATAGGATAAGGAACATGGGTCTAGACAGAGCCGGCTTCGTCGTGTCCTTCCTGCCTGAAGTCTACGAGAAGCTCGCCTCTAGAGTGCCGCCTCTAGGCAACATATTGGCCTCGGTCTCCGTCCAGCTACCCGACGTGTTGGACGAGAGGGACGTAGAGGAGATAATCTCCGCATTCTGCCCCGATAAAGTCAAGGCGGCGCTCTCCTGGCTCAAGTCGAGGCCTGATTCCACCGTGAGGGAGCTCCTCATGGCCCTCTCCTCCACTAAGGAGTTGGAAGTCCCGATAGAGTAA